From the Sanguibacter sp. HDW7 genome, the window CTGCGCGCGAGCACCGCCCCCGTCGGCGTCGCGGGCAGCCGGCCGAACCAGCCCGTGCCGTGCTGCGCGACGACGCCCGGGCGCGGCGGCGGCGACGTGAGTGCACGCTCGAGGCCCCGGTCCCACAGCAGGACGAGCACCCCGGCGGTGACGAGCGCGATCGCGAGGTGCGCGGCCGCCCGGCCCCAGCGGCCCTGCACGACGTCCACCTGGACCGCCCACACCGCTCCCGGCGGGGTCCAGCCGACGATCTCGATAAGTGCGGGAGCGACGTCCGCGCCGCGCCGCAGCGCGCGCAGCGACTGCCCGAGCGCCGGCGCCACGACGACGATCGGAGCGAGCGCGAGCACCCCGACGACCTCGCGGAAGCGCCGCGCGGCCAGCAGCGGCTCCGCGAGCAGCGCGAACGCGCGGGAGCCCGCGACGCACGTGAGCATGAGGAGCGGCAGCAGCAGGAGCCCGACGATCATGGGCAGCACGTCGGGCAGCCACACGAGCAGCCCGGCCGCGGCGATCGCGAGGGTCGTGAGCCCCGGGATGCCGAGGAGCCCGGCGATCGCGAGTCCTGCGAGCAGGTGCCGGCGCGGCACCGCGAGGAGCGAGAACCGTCGCGGGTCGAGCGCCGAGTCGACGCCGAACGCGAGCAGCGGCACGACCCACCAGCCGATGACGACGAGCGCGCCGCCGACGATGAGCGTGATGTCCCACGCCTCCTCGGCGATCGTCCGCGTGTAGGCCATCGACCCGACGAGCACGAGCGAGATGAGGACGGCGTTGAGCAGGCCCAGCAGGAGGCCGACGATCTGCCACGGGCTCCGCCGCAGGCTGCCGGCCCACAGCGTGAGCCGCAGCCTCACGACGTGTGCAACCACTGCAGCCCCTCGGTCGTGCGGCGGCCGCCGACGAGCTCGACGAAGCGGTCCTCGAGCGAAGACCCTCCCCGCACCTCGTCGACCGTCCCCGCGGACAGCACGCGGCCGCCGGCGACGATCGCGACGTGGTCGCACATGCGCTCGACGAGATCCATGACGTGCGACGACACGACGACGGTGCCGCCGCCCGCGACGAACTGGCCGAGGATGTCGCGGATGTTCGCGGCCGAGACCGGGTCGACAGCCTCGAAGGGCTCGTCGAGCACCATGACGCGCGGGCCGTGGACGATCGCCGTGGCGAGCGCGACCTTCTTCGTCATGCCCGCGGAGTAGTCGGAGACGAGCGTGCCCCCGGCGTGCTCGAGATCGAGCGCGGCAAGGAGCTCGGCGGTGCGTGCGGCGACGACGTCGCGGTCGAGGCCGCGCAGGAGCCCCGCGTACGTGATGAGCTGAGCGCCCGTGAGGCGGTCGAAGAGGCGGACTCCGTCGGGCAGCGCCCCGAGGAGCCGTTTGCCGACGTCCGGATCCGCCCACAGGTCGGTGCCATGGATGCTCACGTGGCCCGCGTCCGGGCG encodes:
- a CDS encoding ABC transporter ATP-binding protein, with amino-acid sequence MDSPGNAPLAIEARGLWRRFGTTVAVAGLDLLVPTGSFYGVVGPNGAGKTTTLSMITGLLRPDAGHVSIHGTDLWADPDVGKRLLGALPDGVRLFDRLTGAQLITYAGLLRGLDRDVVAARTAELLAALDLEHAGGTLVSDYSAGMTKKVALATAIVHGPRVMVLDEPFEAVDPVSAANIRDILGQFVAGGGTVVVSSHVMDLVERMCDHVAIVAGGRVLSAGTVDEVRGGSSLEDRFVELVGGRRTTEGLQWLHTS